The proteins below are encoded in one region of Nitrososphaerales archaeon:
- the gcvH gene encoding glycine cleavage system protein GcvH, with the protein MAEQIRFTKEHEWVLIREGLAIVGISDFAQKQLGDIVSIELPKVGSRFRQMQPIAIVDSIKASSDIYCPMSGEIVAVNECLLEHPELMNQSPYDLGWIVKIRPANMEEFDNLMTKAQYEEFIGEK; encoded by the coding sequence ATGGCAGAACAGATAAGATTTACAAAAGAGCATGAATGGGTTTTGATAAGAGAAGGATTGGCAATTGTTGGAATTTCAGACTTTGCTCAAAAGCAACTTGGAGACATAGTTTCGATCGAATTGCCAAAGGTTGGCAGTAGATTCAGACAAATGCAGCCCATAGCAATAGTTGATTCCATCAAGGCCTCTTCGGATATATACTGCCCTATGAGTGGCGAGATAGTTGCAGTAAATGAATGTTTGCTTGAACATCCAGAGCTGATGAACCAATCTCCGTATGATTTGGGATGGATTGTAAAGATAAGACCTGCAAATATGGAAGAGTTTGATAACTTGATGACAAAGGCACAGTATGAGGAGTTCATTGGTGAAAAGTAG
- the gcvPB gene encoding aminomethyl-transferring glycine dehydrogenase subunit GcvPB — MKIIFEYEEQNSEHLPDEDIRIDLSEDLARKDLPLPDVNEVDVVRHYTNLSRMNYGVDIGFYPLGSCTMKYNPKINEDAARLEGFRELHPHSPIDHTQGALQLMWELEQDLKEITGMDNFSLQPAAGAQGELLGIMIAKAYFKERNERRTKIIIPDSAHGTNPASASMCKFETVTIPSDSRGNMDMNKFRQFLDANVAVVMLTNPNTLGLFEENILEISDLAHTNGTLMYCDGANMNALLGITKPGDQGFDMIHLNLHKTFSTPHGGGGPGGGPLGVRSFLADRLPTPRVVKQNGRYTLNYTAKKSVGRIRSFYGNFGVLVRAYCYIKSWGKNIRKVSEHAVLNANYLLTLLKDIYEVPYDRRCAHEFVLSSRRYGEKSAWNIAKRLMDYGLHAPTVYFPLIVREALMIEPTETESKESLDRFATALSDIAREMKENPNIVNTAPHTAPVGRLDEVAAARKPNLRWVPSSQLGRQKD, encoded by the coding sequence ATGAAGATTATATTCGAATACGAGGAACAAAACAGTGAGCATTTGCCTGATGAGGATATCAGGATAGATTTATCGGAAGATCTTGCAAGAAAAGACCTTCCGCTCCCAGATGTTAATGAGGTTGATGTTGTTAGGCACTATACCAATTTGTCAAGAATGAACTATGGTGTAGACATTGGTTTTTATCCATTGGGTTCCTGCACGATGAAGTATAACCCGAAGATAAACGAAGATGCGGCAAGGCTCGAGGGATTCAGAGAACTCCATCCTCACTCCCCAATAGATCATACACAGGGAGCATTGCAACTTATGTGGGAACTTGAGCAGGATCTTAAGGAGATCACAGGCATGGATAATTTTTCCCTACAACCAGCAGCTGGAGCTCAGGGAGAACTTTTAGGAATTATGATTGCAAAAGCTTACTTTAAAGAGAGGAATGAAAGGAGGACAAAGATAATAATTCCTGATTCCGCTCACGGTACAAACCCAGCAAGCGCATCTATGTGCAAGTTTGAAACTGTTACAATTCCTTCAGACTCACGGGGCAATATGGACATGAATAAGTTCAGACAGTTTCTTGACGCTAACGTAGCGGTTGTAATGCTCACGAATCCCAATACCCTTGGACTCTTCGAGGAAAACATTCTTGAGATCAGTGATCTTGCCCATACAAATGGCACACTTATGTACTGCGATGGCGCCAATATGAATGCATTACTGGGAATAACTAAACCCGGCGACCAAGGCTTCGATATGATCCATTTGAACCTACACAAGACGTTTTCAACTCCACATGGAGGGGGCGGGCCTGGCGGCGGACCACTTGGCGTAAGGTCATTTTTGGCAGATCGCCTGCCAACACCACGGGTAGTGAAACAAAATGGTAGATATACTTTAAATTATACTGCAAAGAAGTCCGTCGGTAGGATACGATCCTTCTATGGAAATTTTGGCGTGCTGGTAAGAGCGTATTGTTACATCAAATCTTGGGGTAAAAATATACGAAAGGTATCAGAACATGCGGTTTTAAATGCTAACTACCTACTTACATTGCTAAAGGATATTTATGAAGTTCCATATGATAGAAGATGTGCTCACGAGTTTGTCCTCTCTTCTAGAAGATATGGCGAAAAGAGCGCTTGGAATATTGCAAAGAGACTCATGGATTATGGTTTACATGCTCCCACAGTTTACTTCCCACTAATTGTTCGGGAGGCTTTAATGATTGAACCGACGGAAACGGAAAGCAAAGAAAGCTTAGACAGGTTTGCAACAGCTCTAAGTGACATAGCTCGTGAAATGAAAGAAAATCCCAATATCGTCAATACAGCTCCACATACAGCCCCTGTAGGTAGACTGGATGAAGTTGCAGCTGCCAGAAAACCTAATCTGCGATGGGTTCCATCATCGCAACTAGGGAGACAAAAAGATTGA
- a CDS encoding lipoate protein ligase C-terminal domain-containing protein, whose translation MKRLHNIHKSKKLLRVSLEYDEVNDAVQSIKITGDFFIYPEESLDKLESSLVGARLERDPIKQKIDLWLRDSEVYGFDSVSLTEAILRSVERDELQV comes from the coding sequence ATGAAAAGACTGCATAATATACACAAATCTAAAAAATTACTCAGGGTTTCACTTGAATATGACGAGGTTAATGATGCAGTTCAATCAATAAAGATCACTGGAGATTTCTTCATCTACCCTGAAGAAAGTCTAGATAAACTTGAGTCCAGTCTCGTTGGCGCTAGATTAGAAAGAGATCCTATCAAACAAAAAATCGATCTCTGGCTTAGAGATTCGGAAGTATACGGTTTTGATTCTGTATCTCTGACAGAGGCTATTCTTAGGTCCGTGGAGCGTGATGAACTTCAAGTTTAA
- the gcvPA gene encoding aminomethyl-transferring glycine dehydrogenase subunit GcvPA — protein sequence MDYIPITEEDRKEMLRVIGVSSIDDLVKEFRPSLQRPLNLSKPLSELELIQHMRNLACSNKILKYFVGAGSYNHYAPSAVSQLLLRGEFYTGYTPYQAEINQGLLQIIYEFQSFICLLTGMDVANASLYDGASALAEAALMSSSYSGRNRIFVKNGLHPQYHEVLRTYCEATDLEITSKIDDKTACVIAQNPDFYGNIENLLALSEQAHKNGALFVTCVVEPTSLAILQPPGNYGADIVIGEGQSFGIPLSFGGPCLGFMAVKNFLLKKIPGRICGITTDSEGNRGFVLTLQAREQHIRRERATSNITTNEQLMALAATIYLALMGRSGLTRVAKISYNRAHLLLEKLQSIGFNSLNEKAFYNEFLVKAPTSCERITSALLENGILGGLDLGEDQLLVCCTEMNTIEDIENYVSLVKGML from the coding sequence ATGGATTACATACCTATCACAGAGGAAGACAGAAAAGAGATGTTACGAGTAATTGGAGTGAGCAGTATAGATGATTTAGTTAAGGAATTCAGGCCGTCTCTCCAAAGACCGTTAAATCTCTCCAAACCACTAAGCGAGCTTGAACTAATACAGCATATGAGAAATTTGGCTTGTAGTAATAAGATCTTGAAGTACTTTGTAGGAGCTGGGTCATACAATCACTATGCCCCTTCTGCGGTGAGTCAGCTATTGCTCAGGGGTGAGTTCTACACGGGGTACACTCCATACCAAGCGGAGATAAATCAGGGACTTTTGCAGATCATATATGAATTTCAATCTTTCATATGTCTACTCACAGGTATGGATGTTGCCAACGCTTCACTGTACGACGGTGCTTCGGCACTGGCAGAAGCAGCGCTGATGTCTTCATCCTACAGTGGAAGGAATCGCATCTTTGTGAAGAATGGACTGCATCCCCAGTACCATGAGGTTTTAAGGACATATTGTGAAGCGACTGATCTGGAGATCACGAGCAAAATTGATGATAAGACAGCATGCGTCATTGCTCAGAATCCAGACTTTTACGGAAACATAGAAAATTTGTTAGCACTATCAGAACAGGCCCATAAGAATGGAGCACTATTTGTTACATGCGTTGTTGAACCTACCTCTCTTGCAATACTACAGCCACCGGGAAACTATGGTGCAGACATTGTTATCGGCGAAGGACAATCTTTTGGCATACCGCTAAGCTTCGGAGGCCCGTGCCTCGGGTTCATGGCTGTTAAGAATTTTCTGTTGAAGAAAATCCCAGGAAGAATTTGTGGCATTACTACCGATTCGGAAGGAAATAGAGGTTTTGTGCTCACATTGCAGGCACGGGAACAGCATATACGGAGGGAAAGAGCCACGAGCAATATAACTACAAACGAGCAGCTAATGGCTCTAGCTGCAACTATCTACTTGGCACTTATGGGCAGAAGCGGACTAACCAGGGTTGCCAAAATATCTTATAATAGAGCCCATTTGCTGCTTGAAAAGTTACAAAGTATAGGTTTCAACAGTTTAAACGAAAAAGCATTTTACAACGAGTTTCTGGTCAAGGCACCAACTTCTTGTGAAAGGATCACATCGGCCTTGCTCGAGAATGGTATACTTGGAGGGTTAGATTTAGGCGAGGATCAACTGCTAGTCTGCTGTACCGAGATGAATACGATTGAGGATATAGAAAATTACGTATCTTTAGTGAAAGGGATGCTATGA
- a CDS encoding biotin/lipoate A/B protein ligase family protein produces MNFKFNEIRVLETAFNNGAWNMALDEVLLNSVNDVPVLRLYGWKPAAVSIGYFQSMKEEVDVEKCKSMDIDVVRRITGGGAVLHDSELTYSFITRKYPQNIMESYQLICDAVIVCLNKLGFDAEFVPLNDIVIDGRKVSGNAQTRKNGSLLQHGTILLDVDAEKMFTVLNVPSEKMRDKLVNDVRERVMGLKRPFNEVAKTLKEAFCEKFDSQPIIDKLTKDEDYNVRKLVKLKYATHEWNWKR; encoded by the coding sequence ATGAACTTCAAGTTTAACGAGATTAGAGTTTTGGAAACGGCGTTCAATAACGGAGCATGGAATATGGCACTCGACGAAGTCTTATTGAATAGTGTGAATGATGTTCCAGTTCTGAGACTCTATGGGTGGAAACCCGCTGCCGTGTCAATTGGCTATTTTCAGAGTATGAAGGAGGAAGTTGATGTGGAAAAGTGTAAATCCATGGACATAGATGTCGTCAGAAGAATAACTGGCGGTGGTGCTGTCTTGCACGATTCTGAATTAACTTACTCCTTTATTACAAGAAAGTATCCGCAAAATATAATGGAATCCTACCAGTTAATATGCGATGCAGTAATAGTATGTCTTAATAAACTTGGCTTCGACGCAGAATTTGTGCCTTTAAATGATATAGTTATCGATGGCAGGAAAGTGTCAGGGAACGCTCAAACGAGGAAGAATGGTTCCCTGTTGCAGCATGGAACTATATTGTTAGACGTTGACGCCGAGAAGATGTTCACAGTGCTTAATGTGCCTTCGGAAAAGATGAGAGACAAGTTAGTTAACGATGTACGCGAAAGGGTGATGGGATTGAAAAGGCCCTTTAATGAAGTTGCGAAAACTCTGAAAGAGGCATTTTGCGAAAAATTTGATTCCCAGCCTATTATCGACAAGTTAACTAAGGATGAAGATTACAACGTAAGGAAGTTGGTAAAGCTAAAATATGCTACACACGAATGGAATTGGAAAAGATGA